The following proteins are co-located in the Castanea sativa cultivar Marrone di Chiusa Pesio chromosome 8, ASM4071231v1 genome:
- the LOC142606735 gene encoding laccase-17-like, whose amino-acid sequence MGVALVSSPAFPRVFLFSLITVCFIPEFTLAAGITRHYKFDIKLQNVTRLCHTKSIITVNGQFPGPRIVAREDDQLLIKVVNHVQNNISIHWHGIRQLQTGWADGPAYVTQCPIQIGHSYVYNFTIVGQRGTLFWHAHISWLRSTVYGPLIILPKRGVPYPFTKPYNEVPIIFGEWWNANPEAVITQALQTGGGPNVSDAYTINGLPGPLYNCSAKDTFKLKVKPRKTYLLRFINAALNDELFFSIANHTLTVVEADAVYVKPFEINTLLIAPGQTTNVLLKTKPNFPNATFFMTARPYVTGLGTFDNSTVAGILEYEFSSKTKSLSSKISIKKLPLFKPVLPPLNDTSFATNFSNKLRSLASAQFPANVPQKVDKRFFFTIGLGTNPCDQNNQTCQGPNGTMFAASINNISFAVPTTALLQAHFFGQSNGVYNPNFPISPLIPFNYTGNPPNNTMVSNGTKLVVLPFNTSVELVLQDTSILGAESHPLHLHGFNFFVVGQGFGNFDQNKDPANFNLVDPVERNTVGVPSGGWVAIRFLADNPGVWFMHCHLEIHTSWGLKMAWLVLDGKLPNQKLLPPPADLPKC is encoded by the exons AGTTTGAT atcaaattacaaaatgtcACACGACTGTGCCACACAAAGAGCATTATTACTGTAAATGGGCAGTTTCCAGGGCCTCGCATTGTAGCTAGAGAGGATGATCAGCTTCTTATCAAAGTGGTTAACCATGTCCAGAACAACATCTCCATCCATTG GCATGGAATTCGACAGCTTCAAACAGGGTGGGCTGATGGACCAGCATATGTAACTCAATGTCCCATACAAATTGGCCACAGTTATGTGTACAACTTCACCATTGTTGGCCAGAGAGGCACTCTTTTTTGGCATGCCCACATTTCATGGCTAAGATCAACTGTCTATGGTCCTCTAATCATTCTTCCCAAGCGTGGTGTTCCTTATCCATTCACCAAACCCTACAATGAAGTTCCCATTATCTTTG GAGAGTGGTGGAATGCAAATCCTGAAGCAGTTATTACCCAAGCTCTACAAACAGGAGGTGGCCCTAATGTCTCTGATGCATATACCATCAATGGACTTCCAGGGCCACTATATAACTGCTCAGCCAAAG ACACATTCAAGCTAAAGGTGAAGCCTAGGAAGACTTACCTTCTTCGGTTCATCAACGCAGCACTCAATGACGAGCTATTTTTCAGCATTGCAAACCACACCCTCACAGTTGTTGAAGCAGATGCCGTTTATGTTAAACCTTTTGAGATCAACACGCTTCTCATAGCCCCAGGACAAACCACAAATGTTCTTCTTAAGACCAAACCCAATTTCCCAAATGCCACATTCTTCATGACTGCTAGACCATATGTGACTGGCCTAGGCACTTTTGACAATTCTACTGTTGCAGGTATCTTAGAATATGAATTTTCATCCAAAACAAAAAGCCTCTCATCAAAAATTTCCATCAAAAAGCTTCCACTCTTCAAACCAGTTCTCCCTCCTCTCAATGACACTTCCTTTGCTACAAATTTCTCAAACAAACTTCGTAGCTTAGCAAGTGCTCAATTCCCTGCTAATGTCCCACAAAAAGTTGACAAGCGCTTTTTCTTCACAATAGGCCTTGGAACAAACCCTTGTGATCAGAATAACCAAACCTGCCAAGGTCCTAATGGAACAATGTTTGCAGCTTCTATCAATAACATATCTTTTGCAGTACCAACCACAGCTCTTCTACAAGCCCATTTCTTTGGTCAATCAAATGGAGTTTACAACCCCAACTTTCCTATCAGTCCCTTAATTCCCTTTAACTATACTGGCAACCCTCCAAACAACACTATGGTGAGCAATGGGACAAAGCTAGTGGTTCTGCCTTTTAACACTAGTGTAGAGCTTGTATTGCAGGACACAAGCATTCTTGGCGCTGAGAGCCACCCTCTACATCTGCATGGCTTTAATTTCTTCGTTGTTGGGCAAGGTTTTGGGAACTTTGATCAGAATAAAGACCCAGCAAACTTCAATCTTGTTGACCCAGTTGAAAGAAACACCGTGGGTGTGCCTTCAGGGGGTTGGGTTGCTATCAGGTTTTTAGCAGATAACCCAG GAGTATGGTTCATGCATTGCCACCTGGAGATCCACACAAGCTGGGGTTTAAAGATGGCTTGGTTAGTCTTAGATGGAAAGCTCCCAAATCAGAAGCTGCTTCCTCCACCAGCAGATCTTCCTAAGTGTTGA